From Bos mutus isolate GX-2022 chromosome 5, NWIPB_WYAK_1.1, whole genome shotgun sequence, one genomic window encodes:
- the POLDIP3 gene encoding polymerase delta-interacting protein 3 isoform X2 yields the protein MADISLDELIRKRGAASKGRLNARPGVGGVRSRVGIQQSLLSQPARTATFQQRFDARQKIGLSDARLKLGVKDAREKLLQKDARFRIKGKVQDAREMLNSRKQQSTVPQKPHQVADAREKISLKRNSPAAFMSPPIGTVTPALKLTKTIQNLYDLDDDDDVIAPIPTKQMKFAASGSFLHHMAGVSSSKLSMSKALPLTKVVQNDAYTAPALSSSVRTKALTNMSRTLVNKEEPPKELPPAEPVLSPLEGTKMTVNNLHPRVTEEDIVELFCVCGALKRARLVHPGVAEVVFVKKDDAITAYKKYNNRCLDGQPMKCNLHMNGNVITSDQPILLRLSDSPSVKKESELPRRVNSAPSSNPPAEVDPDTILKALFKSSGASVTTQPTEFKIKL from the exons ATGGCCGACATCTCTCTGGACGAGCTCATCCGAAAGCGAGGAGCTGCATCGAAGGGGCG GCTCAATGCCAGACCAGGAGTGGGAGGTGTCCGATCGCGTGTTGGGATCCAACAGAGCCTTCTTAGCCAGCCAGCACGCACAGCCACCTTCCAGCAGAGGTTTGATGCCCGGCAGAAAATTGGCCTCTCAGATGCCCGCCTCAAGCTGGGAGTCAAGGATGCCCGGGAAAAGCTTTTGCAGAAAGATGCTCGGTTCCGGATCAAAGGGAAAGTGCAGGATGCCAGAGAGATGCTGAACTCGCGCAAGCAGCAGAGCACAGTGCCCCAGAAGCCCCACCAGGTTGCTGATGCCCGGGAGAAAATCAGCTTGAAGCGGAATTCCCCTGCTGCCTTCATGAGCCCACCCATTGGGACAGTGACCCCTGCTCTGAAGCTCACTAAAACCATCCAG aatttataCGACCTGGATGATGATGACGATGTTATAGCTCCCATTCCTACTAAACAGATGAAATTTGCAGCCTCAGGCAGCTTTCTCCACCACATG GCCGGGGTGAGCAGTTCCAAGCTGTCCATGTCCAAGGCCCTTCCTCTCACCAAAGTGGTTCAGAATGATGCGTACACTGCTcctgctctctcctcctctgtTCGGACAAAAGCCTTGACCAACATGTCCCGGACGTTAGTGAACAAGGAGGAGCCCCCCAAAGAGCTGCCGCCTGCAGAG CCTGTCCTCAGCCCTTTGGAAGGCACCAAGATGACCGTGAATAATCTGCACCCTCGAGTCACCGAGGAGGACATTGTT GAGCTTTTTTGTGTTTGTGGAGCCCTGAAGCGTGCTCGGCTGGTCCATCCTGGGGTAGCAGAGGTGGTGTTTGTAAAGAAGGACGATGCCATCACCGCGTATAAGAAGTACAACAACCGGTGTCTGGATG GGCAACCAATGAAGTGCAACCTCCACATGAATGGGAACGTTATCACCTCAGACCAGCCCATCCTGCT ACGGCTGAGTGATAGCCCctcagtgaaaaaggagagtgagctGCCTCGCAGAGTGAATTCTGCCCCCTCATCCAACCCTCCAGCCGAAGTAGATCCTGACACCATCCTGAAGGCGCTTTTCAAGTCATCGGGGGCCTCTGTGACCACACAGCCCACAGAATTCAAAATCAAACTTTGA
- the POLDIP3 gene encoding polymerase delta-interacting protein 3 isoform X1, translating into MADISLDELIRKRGAASKGRLNARPGVGGVRSRVGIQQSLLSQPARTATFQQRFDARQKIGLSDARLKLGVKDAREKLLQKDARFRIKGKVQDAREMLNSRKQQSTVPQKPHQVADAREKISLKRNSPAAFMSPPIGTVTPALKLTKTIQVPQQKAMAPIHAHPAGMRINVVNNHQAKQNLYDLDDDDDVIAPIPTKQMKFAASGSFLHHMAGVSSSKLSMSKALPLTKVVQNDAYTAPALSSSVRTKALTNMSRTLVNKEEPPKELPPAEPVLSPLEGTKMTVNNLHPRVTEEDIVELFCVCGALKRARLVHPGVAEVVFVKKDDAITAYKKYNNRCLDGQPMKCNLHMNGNVITSDQPILLRLSDSPSVKKESELPRRVNSAPSSNPPAEVDPDTILKALFKSSGASVTTQPTEFKIKL; encoded by the exons ATGGCCGACATCTCTCTGGACGAGCTCATCCGAAAGCGAGGAGCTGCATCGAAGGGGCG GCTCAATGCCAGACCAGGAGTGGGAGGTGTCCGATCGCGTGTTGGGATCCAACAGAGCCTTCTTAGCCAGCCAGCACGCACAGCCACCTTCCAGCAGAGGTTTGATGCCCGGCAGAAAATTGGCCTCTCAGATGCCCGCCTCAAGCTGGGAGTCAAGGATGCCCGGGAAAAGCTTTTGCAGAAAGATGCTCGGTTCCGGATCAAAGGGAAAGTGCAGGATGCCAGAGAGATGCTGAACTCGCGCAAGCAGCAGAGCACAGTGCCCCAGAAGCCCCACCAGGTTGCTGATGCCCGGGAGAAAATCAGCTTGAAGCGGAATTCCCCTGCTGCCTTCATGAGCCCACCCATTGGGACAGTGACCCCTGCTCTGAAGCTCACTAAAACCATCCAG GTTCCACAGCAGAAGGCCATGGCACCAATTCATGCTCATCCTGCTGGAATGAGGATCAATGTCGTCAATAACCACCAGGCCAAAcag aatttataCGACCTGGATGATGATGACGATGTTATAGCTCCCATTCCTACTAAACAGATGAAATTTGCAGCCTCAGGCAGCTTTCTCCACCACATG GCCGGGGTGAGCAGTTCCAAGCTGTCCATGTCCAAGGCCCTTCCTCTCACCAAAGTGGTTCAGAATGATGCGTACACTGCTcctgctctctcctcctctgtTCGGACAAAAGCCTTGACCAACATGTCCCGGACGTTAGTGAACAAGGAGGAGCCCCCCAAAGAGCTGCCGCCTGCAGAG CCTGTCCTCAGCCCTTTGGAAGGCACCAAGATGACCGTGAATAATCTGCACCCTCGAGTCACCGAGGAGGACATTGTT GAGCTTTTTTGTGTTTGTGGAGCCCTGAAGCGTGCTCGGCTGGTCCATCCTGGGGTAGCAGAGGTGGTGTTTGTAAAGAAGGACGATGCCATCACCGCGTATAAGAAGTACAACAACCGGTGTCTGGATG GGCAACCAATGAAGTGCAACCTCCACATGAATGGGAACGTTATCACCTCAGACCAGCCCATCCTGCT ACGGCTGAGTGATAGCCCctcagtgaaaaaggagagtgagctGCCTCGCAGAGTGAATTCTGCCCCCTCATCCAACCCTCCAGCCGAAGTAGATCCTGACACCATCCTGAAGGCGCTTTTCAAGTCATCGGGGGCCTCTGTGACCACACAGCCCACAGAATTCAAAATCAAACTTTGA